The region GAAATAGGCGGGCACTGTGACAACGGCACCTGTGACTTTTTGTCCAAGATAGCTTTCTGCAGTTTCTTTCATCTTTGTTAAGATTTGAGCGCTGATTTCTTCTGGAGTGTAATCTTTGCCATCGATTTCAAAGACAGCATCCCCATTTTTTCCGGGCTTAACTTTGTAAGGGACTGTTTTGATTTCAGATTCCACTTCTTTGTGTTTTCTACCAATGAAGCGTTTTGTGGAAAATAGTGTCTTTTCTGGGTTTGTAACAGCTTGACGTTTTGCTGCTGTTCCAGTTAAGCGTTCTTTTCCTTTGATAGAGACCACAGAAGGAGTGGTTCTACCACCTTCTTGGTTTGCAATCACCTTGGCATCTCCACCTTCCATGATAGATACGCATGAATTGGTGGTTCCAAGGTCAATACCAATAATCAGTTCTTTTTTTTGTTTTTTATTTGCCATTTTTTTTCTCCTCTATTTTTTCATCTAAAACTTGTGTCTCTTCTTCTTTGGGTGCTGCTTTTGGGTGCTTTGCCACTTTTACCCTAGCTGCACGAAGAAGTTGATCTTGTATCATATAGCCCTTGGAACACTCTTCGATAATCTCATTATCTCGATATTGATCCGTTTCTACAGTTTCAATAGCTTCATGTTTTTTTGAATCAAAAAGCTTTCCTTTGCTAGAAAATGTTGTCACTTTATTCATCTCTAAAATGTCATTAAATTGGCCTAAAATCATTTCAAATCC is a window of Chlamydiota bacterium DNA encoding:
- the dnaK gene encoding Chaperone protein DnaK, which produces MANKKQKKELIIGIDLGTTNSCVSIMEGGDAKVIANQEGGRTTPSVVSIKGKERLTGTAAKRQAVTNPEKTLFSTKRFIGRKHKEVESEIKTVPYKVKPGKNGDAVFEIDGKDYTPEEISAQILTKMKETAESYLGQKVTGAVVTVPAYFNDSQRQSTKDAGKIAGLDVKRIIPEPTAAALAYGLDKGEDKKIVVYDLG